The Ruminococcaceae bacterium BL-4 region TTGCCTTTCGAATTTCTTCAGCATCCCCGTCGGTAAGACACGGATATTGGTCTTTTGTTTTTAAAATCCATTCATGCGCTTCTATCGATCTTTGGAGAGCAGCTTTTCTTTTTTCCGTGTCATCAATTAGGGTCTTACGGGAAACTGCAGAAAGAGAATTGTTATCTCCGTGAAAGCGATACTGAAAAAGTGGCTGATGTAAGATTTGATTTTTCCCCAAAAGGGCAGCCATCATATTCAGTGCCCAGTCATGTCCTAAAATGGGACTTAAATGCTCCCGATCTGCTTTCTGGATCACTGGGCGCCGTAAACACATCGCGCAACCTCGAATACGAGAGCAAACGATCTGGCTATCAACTGAAACCGTCTCTATGTTGCCGCTCTGATCTGTAATCGCATTTAAAACTTTATTCTCTTCGGAAAACGGATCTCCATTGCCGTCAATCAGCGTATATGCAGAAGAAAGTGCCATACACTCCGGATGGCACTCCATATATTCTGTCATAATTTTGACTTTGTTCGAAAGCCATACGTCATCTTGGTCACTTAAAAACACGATTTCTCCGTGCGTATGATCCAATGCGGAAAAGAAATTCCCATTAAACCCAAGATTGTGCTCATTCACAATCAGATGCCAGGTTCCCTCCAGATGATTTTCTTTGATAAACTGCGCAACAATTTGTGCAGTTTGATCTTTCGAAGCATCATCGCTGATGACGACTTCATCAACAGGACGCGTCTGATGCAAAATAGAATTCAGCTGCTGTAGGATATATTTCTCTCCGCAATAAGTCGCCATCGCAACAGAAATCATTTTGATCTTTCCAGCCTTTCTTGTTCAGGTTGCTCGGCACCAACCGTTGCCAAAGCAAGATACATAATAAAACTCAGGGCATTCGCCGTAAAGAGCAATGGATTGGTCTGAATAGTGAGGAAAAAGCATGTAAAAACTGCAAACCAAACCGCCAATTTCCATGGTTTCTTTTTCCAATTTCGAATTGCATGAATCATTATACTGACCACTAAAAGCGCCCATACGGCAAACCCTATGATTCCCATCTTAAAGAGCAAAGATAGAGAGGTCATCTCATAAGCATAAGGAGCAGATTTTCCTGGATATTCTTCGATACTCCCGCCATAACCGCTGCCTAAAACCGGCTTTTGCAGCCAAGCATGAATCAGTTTTTCAGATTCTTCCTTCTTATAGGTGTTGGAAACTGCTGTTCCGATCGTATCAATCTCTTCATCGAAGGCACTCTTCGGTGACGCAGAAAGGTCCGAAGAAGTCACTGCATTTCCATTAAATGTATTCATGAGACGATTTAAAATTGTTCCATGAAAAAGAGTGCCGTTGAGCAGCAAAACCGTAGCTGCCACTACAATAACAAATGCAAGCATTTGTCTCCAAACTTTTTTGCGGCCTTTACAAACAGCAAAAACAAAATAGATTGCCATAATCCCGAATCCTGCAGCAGTTCCTCCCCAAAGGGAACGAAGACCCGGACAAATAACGCCAAAGGTCAAAACTGCTCCAAGGACGTAATCTAAAGGCTTAAAGCTACCTGCTTTAAGGAAAAGCAGCAAAAGTCCAATTCCCAGAAGCAAAGAATTGGAAAATACGATCCTTACAATTCCCCATCCGGAAATCAAATCAGCCGTCCGAAAGATCTTGCCAAAATGAACCCCTATGTAATTCAAAATTTCCTGCACACCATTTTTATGACCGGTTTCATAAATCCAAAGACCAATATGAATCACAGCCAAAACGACAATGGTGCGAAAAAAGACTTTTAAGATCGTTTCAAATTGAATCTCTTTGATACGAATTAAAACTGCCAGTGGAAAATACAAAACAAATACCAAAAGCATACCGGCTTCTGAAACTGCCTGAGAAATAGAACCTCCATTCATTTTAGGAATAATCAGCAGCCAAATGCTGTTAATTAACAAAAAAATGAATAAAACAAGATCCAATTTTCCGATATAATGACCCAGACTTTTAGGATCATGACGATTTCTCAAAGAAAACTGAATGTTTTTATATTTCAATGTAATAAAGATATGAATACACAGCACTACAAAAAATGCCGCAATAATAAACAAATTAGACAAACGAAAGCTGATTGCTGTACACTGCAGAACATAATAAATAACGAAAAATACCAGCATAAAATTTGTAACTGCTCGGCTGATATTCCATGTATGCTGTAAATGGTCGGTTTTTTCTGTCAAAAGGATTCCCCTCTTATTCTTCCATATTTTTCCGCTTTAAAAAGAAAAATAATTTCTTATTTTCATATTTCATCCGATACAAAATTTTTGCAAACAATGCAATTCTTTTGGGACTTTTGGATTTTGCAATCTTTAATACTAAGTTCTCCATCTTAGAAGTACCGCCTGCTTCTGCCAAGGCTTTCTGAAAAACCGGTTCTTCCAAATCTTTTTGAATGAGCTGCAGCCGATTTTCGGCTGTCAGTTGGCATTCCGGCAAAAACAGATCAATCCATCCCGAAAAGACATATTTAATGTAAATAAAATTTGCCGTTGCAACCGTTTCTTTTCCAATCTGTGGGAATCTTTCTAGATACTTTATCAGGCCTAAATGCCTTTTTTTCAAAAATAACGGTTTTTCCGGATGATAAGAATTCGTGATTCGCTTTGCGTCACGCTGCATATAATGATAAAAGCATTTATTTAAAAAGTCAACTGACGACAAAAAAGGAAGCAACGACAGATTAAATGCCGTATCTTCAAATATTTCGCCCTCAGGCATTCTGATTTGACTTTTTTTTAGAATCTCTGTCCGATATAATTTATTCCACGCCGGATCAAATAAAAAGTTCCGCTTAAGAGAAACCATCCGCTCGGCAATCTGAAGCGGATCTGACAAAAACGCTTTTTCCGGAAGATTACAGGTACGGTCTTCCAGTTTTCCATCTTTCACCACATCTACGTAATACCCGAAAAGAATTAGATCCGCTCCGCTTTCCTGCGCTGCCGAAACGGTCTGTTCCAGCGTATCCGGCTCCAGAAAGTCATCAGAATCCACAAACAAAAGATATTGTGCGTCTGCATGATCGATCCCAACGTTTCTCGTATGAGAAAGGCCTCTGTTTTCTTTATGAATTACCGAAATACGAGAATCTTTTTTTGCATATTGGTCACACAAACTCCCGCTTTTGTCGGTGGAACCATCGTCTACCAGCAACAAAGAAAAATCGGAAAACGTCTGCTGCAAAATAGAATCCACACAAGCCGGCAAAAATTTTTCTACATTATAAACCGGCACGACCACATCTACCTGAGCCATAAAATCCCCCTAAAATTTATTTGCCCCGAAATACCCGCCGACTCTCATGAAGGACAGAATGGATACTTTTGTGGAAGATAAGCAAATAGCCTCCATAAAGCGCTGCATAGCAAACAAATCCCACTGTCGAAGACAGGAACCACGTAAAACAGACAAATCCCACTGAAAGAATACTCTCAGTGAGAACACTGCGCAAAAACGGCAATTCCAAGAAGTGGGACAGAACCCATTCAGAAAGAATCTCACGGAATGCCACCGAAACCACCATAAATACAATAATCATGTAAATATTGTGGAAAACATATCCTCCCAACAAGCTCAATCCAACGCTGACCCCAAAGCTGATTCCATTGATCCACAAAAGGGTCCGCTCCAAGCGAAGCACCTTCATATAAGTAGTACAGAGCAGATTCATCTTGCTGTCAAAGGTACACAGCGGCAAAAGCAGAACCAGATAGGTAAGACTCTCCGTATACTGCGGCAGCCATCTGCTCAGAATCACTTTCACCGGAATGTAAAACAAAAATGCTCCCGGCAAAACCAGATCTAAAAGGTCTCGAACCAACGAATAAAACTTTTTTAGATTTTTATCATTTGCCTGCCGTAAAACTGGAAACAGTACCATACTGGCCTGCGAAATGAAAAGCAGAAAGAAGTTTGCCAAAGAAACTGAAAAAGAAAATTTTCCGAAAGCATTAATCCCCCAGAGATTATCCACAACAAAACGCCCACTGCCTAAAATCAGCATGCTTGCAATATTGGAAAGCATGAGCGTAATGCCGGTAAATATATTGACCTTCACTTCCGGCATTGCCTGAGCAATTGGAACTCCTTTATGGAAAACCATATCTCTGCCCTTGATCACGGTATAAATAAAGCTGATCGTCTTACCGGTCAAATACAGCAAAATAAAAGGAACAAAGCTGCGTTCTTTATAAAAGAGCAGTACTAAAACCGCAATAATAAAGGACATCTTATCGATCAGGACAGAGGTGGAATAAACATTCACCCGATTCGTTGCCTGAAAGACATAGCAAAGCATTCCGCCTACATTGCCGACCACCATATAGGCAAACGTAATATAAAGGACAAACTGACGATTCGGATCAGGAACCTGCGTCATCGTATAGATGACACCAAAAATCGTCAAAATGATCTGAAATGCTGCTGAAATCCAAAATTCTGTGCAAAGCAAAGAATCATCTAGATCTTCATAGCGTTTTCCGCCATAACGCAGATAAATGCCATCGATAAAGCCGAACGAAAAGAACCCCACATAGGAAACATAAAACAGAAAGAGCTGCCAATAGCTAAACTGTTCTTCCCCGAGAATCTTTGGTACGACCAGAGACATCATCATGCTCAGCAAAAGAGAAATTCCTTGAACCGCAAACGCATAAATCAGATTGTGCATCACGGCCTTAACGCCGGAACGTTTTTCAGACATGAAATTGAACTCCTAAATGTTTAAAATCAGGATGTTTTTGATCTTTATCGCTCAAAAGAAGCTTCATATCTTTAGAGATTGGCCATTTTACTCCAACAGTAGGATCATCCCATTTAAGGCCGCCCTCATCTTCAGGGTGATAATATTCATCACATTTATAGGTAAATTCCGCTTCATCAGAGAGCACCAAAAAGCCATGAGCGAAGCCACGCGGAATATAAAACTGACGCTTATTTTCGGCCGACAGAATTACACCGGTCCACTTGCCATAAGTAGCGCTGCCTGCACGAAGATCGACCGCTACATCAAAGACCTCTCCAGAAACAACCCGGACTAGCTTTCCCTGCGGATGATTCTTTTGAAAATGAAGTCCGCGTAAAACTCCCTTTGTGGATTTAGACTGATTGTCCTGTACAAAAGTCATACCAAGACCTGCCGCTTTAAACTCTTCATATTCATAGGTCTCCATAAAATAGCCGCGTGAATCCCCAAAAACAGTTGGCTCAATGATATAAACGCCTGAAATGTCAGTCTCTGTAAAATGAAATTTTCCCATTTTGACTCTGCCTCCAAAAATTAAAGCTTTTTACTGTCCCGTCGTCCGCGCACAATCGCGCGAATCTTTGCGCATTTCTGCTTTTCAAACAAGACTTTCATCATCAGCCAATGCTTTACCTCATGCTTTTCCTGCGAAAGATCGGAAAGATCTTCTGCATACTTCCGAATATAATAAGCGGAATTTCTCGCATAGTAATAGGTCCGCATCGGAGAATGATTATAAACATAAATTTTCTTCTGCAATCTTTTGATATGCAGAAGCTTTCCTAGATTCTCTAAAAAATCAACTTCATCCGCCCTGCCAAGCTGTTGATGAAGGCAAACGGAATTGACACGCAAAATCCGATAGCCGCGCTTTTTCAGGCGGATACAAAAATCATAATCCACGTAATCGATAAAAAGTCGCTCATCAAATCCGCCGATTTCTTTCCATGCCTTTACTGAAGTCATCCCAGCCGAAGTAATACAGCGTTCTACTTCTGTAAAAGGTTCTTTAAATTCCGGTAAAGAAAGGGATTCTCCCTTTTTTTCATAGAGAATCACCGGCGTGAAAATCCCGACATTTTTCTGCTCAATCTGCGAAAAATAAGCACCGACCAGATTTTCCTCACAGACAGAATCCTGATCCAAAGTCACAACCCACTCAAACCCATCTTTTTGGGCCATCTCCATACAAGCGTTGAGCGCTGCAGCAATTCCCTTATTTTCCCCCAAGGGAATCAGCGAAACCTTCTTAAAAGAAGATAAAAAGTTTTGTACAGCAGATAAATTCTCAGAACCATTATCCGCAAGATACAAATGATCCACCTGTGGAGAAATATGCTTTAGATTCTGTTCCAGACGGGAAAGTTCCGGATTATAGAGAACGATTCCCGCGGCAATTTTGGGATTCATCGATTTGCGTACATCCTTTTATAATAATTCTGATAATCACCGGAAGTCACATTTTTCATCCAGTCTTCATGGTCAAGATACCACTGAAGCGTCTTTTTAATGCCAACTTCAAAGGTGGTCTCAGGATACCAGCCAAGTGCATTCTTAATCTTAGTCGGATCGATTCCGTAACGGCGGTCGTGTCCTTTACGATCCGTCACATGTCGAATCAGATCCTCGCCTACTGTATCGTCGACATGTTCTTTAATGTATCCAATAATTGTCTTAACAATAAAAATATTCGGCCGCTCATTATGGCCGCCAATATTATAAACCTCACCCAAAATGCCGCCGCGAATGACCATATCAATCGCTTTGCAGTGATCTTCTACATAAAGCCAGTCACGAACCTGCATGCCGTCTCCGTAAACCGGAAGCTCTTTATGGCTGAGGGTATTATTCATAATTAACGGAATCAATTTTTCCGGGAACTGATAAGGCCCATAGTTATTAGAGCAGCGGGTAATGTTCATCGGAAAATGGTAAGTATCAAAATAAGCCTTGACAAAAAGGTCTGCCGAAGCTTTGCTGGAAGAATATGGGCTATGCGGGCAAAGCGGAGTCGTCTCCATAAAGAATCCTTCTTTACCCAGGGCCCCATACACCTCATCAGTGGAAACTTGGAGATACTTAACCCCTTCACGGTACTGATCGTCTCTAATCAGCCATGCATTTTTTGCGCAGTTTAAAAGATTGACCGTACCGAGTACATTGGTTTCCACAAAAATTTCCGGATTGGAAATGCTGCGGTCCACATGGCTTTCTGCCGCAAAGTTAACTACATAATCGATCTGATTTTCTTTAAAAACTTTTGTCACTGCCTCTTTATCACGAATATCGGCCTGTACAAAAGAATATCGTGGATCATTTTCAACCTCTTTGAGATTTTCCAGATTTCCTGCATAAGTTAATTTATCCAGATTAACGATCCAAATATCGTCATATTTTTTCAGCATATAATGAATAAAGTTCGAACCGATAAATCCGGCTCCGCCGGTTACCAAATAGGTTTTTTCCATTCGTATTTCCTCTCGTTTCTTTTAAGCTTTTTCGTTGATTTCAGTCAAATAGCGATTCAAAGCATCCTGCCAAGTCGGCAGCCTGTGAAACCCATTCTCCACCAATTTATCCTTGGACATCCGGGAATTTTCCGGGCGATGAGCTTTTGCGGGATACTGATCGCTTGGAATTGCGTTCACCTTTGTGGAACGCCCTGACTGACGAAAAATCTCTTTGGCAAAATCTGCCCAGCTGCAATAGCCCTCATTGGTTGCATGGTAAATGCCATATTTTTCGGTTTCGACCATATCGCAGAGAAGCGGCGCCAAGTCCGCTGTATAAGTAGGAGAACCGATCTGATCGCAAACAACCGAAACTTCATCGTGCGTTTCGGACAAGCGCAGCATCGTCTTGATAAAGTTGTTTCCATTCTTGCCGAACACCCATGAGATTCGGACAATAAAATAGCGGTTAAGCAGCGCTTGTACCGCCTTTTCACCTTCCAGTTTTGTTTCGCCGTAAACACTCAAGGGACCGGTTGGATCGTCGGGCTCATAGACATGGTCTCCCACACCCGGAAAAACATAATCCGTGCTGATATAAACCATCTTTGCATCGAGTTCTTTACAGACTTTTGCAATATTCCGCGGCCCCTCTGCATTGACTTTGCGGCAAAGATCAAGCTGCTCTTCCGCACGATCCACCGCGGTAAATGCGGAACAATGGATCACGGTGTCCGGATGATATTCCTTGATAAACTTTTCCGTTGCCTCTAAGTCTGTAATATCAAACTGCTCCAGATCAGCCCCGATACAGTCAATCTTCCTGCTCTTGAGCACTTTCATCACATCATAGCCAAGTTGGCCTTTTACGCCTGTTACCAATACTTTCATAATCGGTTCCTTTCCAACAAAATCAATACCGAATTTTTCCTTCTAAAACTTTCTTTAAATGCACCCCATATGTAGACTTTCCGTAAAGATTGGCAGAGTCCAAAAGTTCTTTCGGACTGATCCAGCCGTTACGGAAAGCAATTTCTTCCGGAGCGGAAATTTGAATGCCTTGACGAGTCTCAATTACTTTGACAAACTCAGAAGCTTCATTGAGTGCATCCATTGTGCCGGTATCAAGCCACGCATAGCCGCGCCCCAGTGTTACCACATTCAGAGTTCCCTCTTCTAGATATATTTTATTTAAATCAGTAATTTCCAGTTCGCCTCTTGCAGAAGGCTTTACGCGGTGCGCATATTCGCAAACATGGCTGTCATAAAAATAAAGCCCGGTTACCGCATAGTTGGACTTTGGATGGCTGGGTTTTTCTTCCAAAGAAACTGCCCGTCCCTCTTTATCAAATTCAACAATTCCAAACCGCTCCGGGTCTTCTACATAATAGCCAAAAACCGTCGCGCCGGATTCCTGAGCGGCTGCTTTGCGCAAATGGTCTCCCAGTCCACTTCCATAAAAGATATTATCTCCCAACACCATTGCACAGGAATCCCCATTGATAAATTCTTCTCCCAAAAGGAATGCCTGAGCAAGTCCATCAGGAGAGGGCTGTTCTTTATAAGAAAGATGAACTCCGTATTTGGAGCCGTCCCCTAAAAGTCGCTCAAAATTCGGCAGATCATGCGGCGTAGAAATAATGAGAATATCACGGATTCCCGCCAACATTAAGGTGGAAAGCGGATAGTAAATCATTGGTTTATCATAGATTGGAAGTAATTGTTTAGAAGTAACCATCGTAAGCGGATAAAGCCGCGTACCGGAACCCCCTGCAAGAATAATTCCTTTCATCAGGAAAAAAGCCCCTTTCTTAATTTTTCTCTGAGCTTTGAATTTTATAAAAATACTTATTTTACGAATCCTTGTTTAATGGAAGCGATGCCCTTTGTGGATCATTCCTC contains the following coding sequences:
- a CDS encoding Glyco_trans_2-like domain-containing protein, whose protein sequence is MISVAMATYCGEKYILQQLNSILHQTRPVDEVVISDDASKDQTAQIVAQFIKENHLEGTWHLIVNEHNLGFNGNFFSALDHTHGEIVFLSDQDDVWLSNKVKIMTEYMECHPECMALSSAYTLIDGNGDPFSEENKVLNAITDQSGNIETVSVDSQIVCSRIRGCAMCLRRPVIQKADREHLSPILGHDWALNMMAALLGKNQILHQPLFQYRFHGDNNSLSAVSRKTLIDDTEKRKAALQRSIEAHEWILKTKDQYPCLTDGDAEEIRKAIAFEKKRLIFLSKKHLSSWFSLIGSLKEYERYYHTTKGAWKVYFGDLCYAYQINFKIR
- a CDS encoding membrane protein of unknown function (Evidence 5 : Unknown function), with the translated sequence MTEKTDHLQHTWNISRAVTNFMLVFFVIYYVLQCTAISFRLSNLFIIAAFFVVLCIHIFITLKYKNIQFSLRNRHDPKSLGHYIGKLDLVLFIFLLINSIWLLIIPKMNGGSISQAVSEAGMLLVFVLYFPLAVLIRIKEIQFETILKVFFRTIVVLAVIHIGLWIYETGHKNGVQEILNYIGVHFGKIFRTADLISGWGIVRIVFSNSLLLGIGLLLLFLKAGSFKPLDYVLGAVLTFGVICPGLRSLWGGTAAGFGIMAIYFVFAVCKGRKKVWRQMLAFVIVVAATVLLLNGTLFHGTILNRLMNTFNGNAVTSSDLSASPKSAFDEEIDTIGTAVSNTYKKEESEKLIHAWLQKPVLGSGYGGSIEEYPGKSAPYAYEMTSLSLLFKMGIIGFAVWALLVVSIMIHAIRNWKKKPWKLAVWFAVFTCFFLTIQTNPLLFTANALSFIMYLALATVGAEQPEQERLERSK
- a CDS encoding putative Glyco_trans_2-like domain-containing protein (Evidence 3 : Putative function from multiple computational evidences) encodes the protein MAQVDVVVPVYNVEKFLPACVDSILQQTFSDFSLLLVDDGSTDKSGSLCDQYAKKDSRISVIHKENRGLSHTRNVGIDHADAQYLLFVDSDDFLEPDTLEQTVSAAQESGADLILFGYYVDVVKDGKLEDRTCNLPEKAFLSDPLQIAERMVSLKRNFLFDPAWNKLYRTEILKKSQIRMPEGEIFEDTAFNLSLLPFLSSVDFLNKCFYHYMQRDAKRITNSYHPEKPLFLKKRHLGLIKYLERFPQIGKETVATANFIYIKYVFSGWIDLFLPECQLTAENRLQLIQKDLEEPVFQKALAEAGGTSKMENLVLKIAKSKSPKRIALFAKILYRMKYENKKLFFFLKRKNMEE
- a CDS encoding Polysaccharide transporter; protein product: MSEKRSGVKAVMHNLIYAFAVQGISLLLSMMMSLVVPKILGEEQFSYWQLFLFYVSYVGFFSFGFIDGIYLRYGGKRYEDLDDSLLCTEFWISAAFQIILTIFGVIYTMTQVPDPNRQFVLYITFAYMVVGNVGGMLCYVFQATNRVNVYSTSVLIDKMSFIIAVLVLLFYKERSFVPFILLYLTGKTISFIYTVIKGRDMVFHKGVPIAQAMPEVKVNIFTGITLMLSNIASMLILGSGRFVVDNLWGINAFGKFSFSVSLANFFLLFISQASMVLFPVLRQANDKNLKKFYSLVRDLLDLVLPGAFLFYIPVKVILSRWLPQYTESLTYLVLLLPLCTFDSKMNLLCTTYMKVLRLERTLLWINGISFGVSVGLSLLGGYVFHNIYMIIVFMVVSVAFREILSEWVLSHFLELPFLRSVLTESILSVGFVCFTWFLSSTVGFVCYAALYGGYLLIFHKSIHSVLHESRRVFRGK
- the rmlC gene encoding dTDP-4-deoxyrhamnose-3,5-epimerase (Evidence 2a : Function from experimental evidences in other organisms; PubMedId : 7517390, 7517391; Product type e : enzyme) yields the protein MGKFHFTETDISGVYIIEPTVFGDSRGYFMETYEYEEFKAAGLGMTFVQDNQSKSTKGVLRGLHFQKNHPQGKLVRVVSGEVFDVAVDLRAGSATYGKWTGVILSAENKRQFYIPRGFAHGFLVLSDEAEFTYKCDEYYHPEDEGGLKWDDPTVGVKWPISKDMKLLLSDKDQKHPDFKHLGVQFHV
- a CDS encoding Glycosyltransferase family 2 protein, translating into MNPKIAAGIVLYNPELSRLEQNLKHISPQVDHLYLADNGSENLSAVQNFLSSFKKVSLIPLGENKGIAAALNACMEMAQKDGFEWVVTLDQDSVCEENLVGAYFSQIEQKNVGIFTPVILYEKKGESLSLPEFKEPFTEVERCITSAGMTSVKAWKEIGGFDERLFIDYVDYDFCIRLKKRGYRILRVNSVCLHQQLGRADEVDFLENLGKLLHIKRLQKKIYVYNHSPMRTYYYARNSAYYIRKYAEDLSDLSQEKHEVKHWLMMKVLFEKQKCAKIRAIVRGRRDSKKL
- the spsJ gene encoding dTDP-glucose 4,6-dehydratase (Evidence 2a : Function from experimental evidences in other organisms; PubMedId : 22960854; Product type e : enzyme); this encodes MEKTYLVTGGAGFIGSNFIHYMLKKYDDIWIVNLDKLTYAGNLENLKEVENDPRYSFVQADIRDKEAVTKVFKENQIDYVVNFAAESHVDRSISNPEIFVETNVLGTVNLLNCAKNAWLIRDDQYREGVKYLQVSTDEVYGALGKEGFFMETTPLCPHSPYSSSKASADLFVKAYFDTYHFPMNITRCSNNYGPYQFPEKLIPLIMNNTLSHKELPVYGDGMQVRDWLYVEDHCKAIDMVIRGGILGEVYNIGGHNERPNIFIVKTIIGYIKEHVDDTVGEDLIRHVTDRKGHDRRYGIDPTKIKNALGWYPETTFEVGIKKTLQWYLDHEDWMKNVTSGDYQNYYKRMYANR
- the spsK gene encoding putative dTDP-4-dehydrorhamnose reductase (Evidence 3 : Putative function from multiple computational evidences; Product type e : enzyme) encodes the protein MKVLVTGVKGQLGYDVMKVLKSRKIDCIGADLEQFDITDLEATEKFIKEYHPDTVIHCSAFTAVDRAEEQLDLCRKVNAEGPRNIAKVCKELDAKMVYISTDYVFPGVGDHVYEPDDPTGPLSVYGETKLEGEKAVQALLNRYFIVRISWVFGKNGNNFIKTMLRLSETHDEVSVVCDQIGSPTYTADLAPLLCDMVETEKYGIYHATNEGYCSWADFAKEIFRQSGRSTKVNAIPSDQYPAKAHRPENSRMSKDKLVENGFHRLPTWQDALNRYLTEINEKA
- the spsI gene encoding glucose-1-phosphate thymidylyltransferase (Evidence 2a : Function from experimental evidences in other organisms; PubMedId : 22960854; Product type e : enzyme), translated to MKGIILAGGSGTRLYPLTMVTSKQLLPIYDKPMIYYPLSTLMLAGIRDILIISTPHDLPNFERLLGDGSKYGVHLSYKEQPSPDGLAQAFLLGEEFINGDSCAMVLGDNIFYGSGLGDHLRKAAAQESGATVFGYYVEDPERFGIVEFDKEGRAVSLEEKPSHPKSNYAVTGLYFYDSHVCEYAHRVKPSARGELEITDLNKIYLEEGTLNVVTLGRGYAWLDTGTMDALNEASEFVKVIETRQGIQISAPEEIAFRNGWISPKELLDSANLYGKSTYGVHLKKVLEGKIRY